A single region of the Branchiostoma lanceolatum isolate klBraLanc5 chromosome 1, klBraLanc5.hap2, whole genome shotgun sequence genome encodes:
- the LOC136422538 gene encoding transforming growth factor beta regulator 1-like, with protein sequence MTSPNMASRQSREMSSQRSSLLRRGIPPPLSLQAHQADTEGTTGMDSPSLGSSAMLHDQRKSAMLSDAAREFSSGDPEGHALSPIDLASHSLPQFSPTMEHSMDMGQTSLFPSLDSVTRFVGLEQMEGQGANEEAEKMAPSWSEPENTQPPAPEKPTVKEVKPTVKSFPRHPTKKKQTERARTPAKEVVKVKTEPVNDPYAFEDEPTTVESYSPKAAVAPPPTSLPPAIPYPFSAMLQRHDPQHIQQPVPSASVAAKKKKKSSATKHTQQYDNEKYKRKYQLLKRTVKNMVFENAALCDEVSQMDERIAKAKEDRKALLKRLFQHQALKEVAQISMVSPQHPLPGHSGVPSLGKPTSLDMVTPSTAKVSSSSSGKGKGKDTGKGAKGKEKDTTKSASSSAKKKKDSAKRVVRPIPLDPTGRPIFPVTLGELTVYSLGDVVVDRADFHNEKFIWPVGFCSTRVFASTRNPHQRCLYTCKISDGGGGPKFEISPEDDPELTIVGASADECHKQLLNALTDILGKDPFSKDDICGSDFFGFSNPTIQNLIQSCPGARKCTKYKWVKFDACRSSKTDTDAEEEDLTLSFTALQKAWGLRGDEQSPARGHGTMDPNTSLRSLLTSNVPLVTMGIAGGMPSISGHDGM encoded by the coding sequence ATGACATCACCCAACATGGCGTCCCGCCAGAGCAGAGAAATGTCGTCCCAGCGATCCAGCCTACTTCGGCGGGGAATTCCTCCTCCCCTGTCCCTCCAGGCGCACCAGGCCGACACCGAGGGTACTACGGGGATGGACTCCCCCAGCCTGGGCAGCTCAGCGATGCTACACGACCAGAGGAAGAGCGCGATGCTGTCGGACGCCGCTCGGGAGTTCTCCTCAGGTGACCCGGAGGGCCACGCTCTGTCTCCGATCGACCTGGCCTCTCACAGCCTCCCCCAGTTCTCACCCACCATGGAGCACTCCATGGACATGGGACAGACGTCGCTGTTCCCGTCGTTAGACAGCGTAACACGGTTCGTGGGCTTGGAGCAGATGGAGGGACAAGGCGCGAATGAGGAAGCAGAAAAAATGGCACCTTCGTGGTCCGAACCGGAGAACACTCAGCCACCCGCGCCTGAAAAGCCGACAGTAAAGGAGGTAAAACCGACAGTGAAGTCGTTTCCACGGCATCCAACAAAGAAGAAGCAGACGGAAAGAGCGAGGACGCCGGCGAAGGAGGTTGTTAAGGTGAAAACAGAGCCAGTGAATGATCCTTACGCTTTCGAAGACGAGCCCACAACAGTGGAAAGCTATAGCCCTAAAGCTGCAGTGGCCCCTCCCCCTACTTCGCTCCCGCCCGCCATACCTTACCCGTTTTCGGCAATGCTACAGAGACACGACCCGCAGCACATACAGCAGCCCGTGCCGTCAGCATCAGTGGcagcaaagaagaaaaagaagagcaGCGCCACCAAGCACACGCAACAGTACGACAACGAGAAGTACAAGAGGAAATACCAGCTGCTGAAAAGAACTGTGAAGAACATGGTGTTTGAGAATGCAGCACTCTGTGACGAGGTGTCGCAGATGGACGAGCGAATCGCGAAGGCTAAAGAGGACAGGAAGGCTTTGCTGAAGAGATTGTTTCAGCATCAAGCCTTGAAAGAAGTGGCTCAAATCTCCATGGTTTCCCCACAGCACCCCCTGCCAGGTCATTCAGGTGTTCCATCGCTAGGTAAACCTACTTCGCTGGACATGGTCACACCTAGTACAGCCAAGGTATCATCGAGTAGTAGTGGCAAAGGGAAGGGAAAGGATACTGGCAAGGGAGCCAAAGGCAAAGAGAAGGACACAACTAAATCAGCCTCAAGTAGTGCTAAGAAGAAGAAGGACTCAGCGAAAAGGGTTGTGCGGCCAATTCCGCTTGACCCCACCGGCAGGCCAATCTTCCCCGTCACCCTCGGGGAACTGACAGTATACAGCTTGGGAGATGTTGTTGTAGACAGGGCAGACTTTCATAACGAGAAGTTCATCTGGCCTGTGGGGTTCTGTAGCACCCGTGTGTTCGCCAGTACCAGGAACCCACACCAGAGATGCCTGTACACGTGTAAGATTTCCGACGGTGGCGGCGGGCCTAAGTTCGAGATATCCCCCGAGGACGACCCAGAGTTAACCATAGTGGGCGCATCCGCAGACGAGTGCCACAAACAACTACTGAACGCTCTCACGGACATCCTTGGAAAGGATCCGTTCAGTAAAGACGACATTTGTGGGTCAGACTTCTTCGGTTTCTCCAACCCCACCATTCAGAACTTAATACAGAGCTGTCCCGGCGCGCGAAAGTGTACCAAGTACAAGTGGGTGAAGTTCGACGCCTGCCGTTCCAGTAAGACGGACACTGATGCGGAGGAAGAGGACCTCACGCTTAGTTTCACGGCCTTACAGAAGGCTTGGGGACTGAGGGGCGACGAACAGTCCCCTGCAAGAGGACATGGTACAATGGACCCTAACACAAGCTTGAGATCACTCTTGACTTCAAATGTGCCACTAGTAACTATGGGGATAGCTGGAGGCATGCCTAGTATATCTGGCCATGATGGCATGTAG
- the LOC136422547 gene encoding uracil phosphoribosyltransferase homolog produces MATITSNKACQNIGPNVRVLKGTGQLRELQTVLRDVETSRSDFVFCADRLIRLVVEEGLNQLPYSPLSVTTPTGYGYDGITFEKGNCGVSIMRSGEAMEQGLRDCCRSIRIGKILIQSEADTREAKVYYAKFPQDIETRKVLLMYPILSSGNTAIQAVQVLKEHGVKESNILLLSLFVTPHAVKSVTEEHPEMTILTSEIHPHVPLHFGQKYFGTD; encoded by the exons ATGGCGACGATAACATCTAACAAAGCCTGCCAAAACATCGGCCCTAACGTCAGGGTACTGAAGGGTACCGGGCAGCTGAGAGAGCTACAGACTGTACTGAGGGATGT AGAAACGTCGAGAAGTGATTTTGTGTTTTGTGCAGACAGACTG ATCAGACTAGTTGTTGAAGAAGGTCTGAACCAGCTGCCATATTCTCCACTGTCAGTCACCACGCCAACAG GCTATGGGTATGATGGGATCACGTTTGAGAAGGGCAACTGTGGCGTCAGCATCATGAGAAGTG GAGAGGCGATGGAGCAGGGTTTGAGGGACTGCTGCAGGTCCATCAGGATAGGCAAGATCCTGATTCAGAGTGAGGCAGACACGCGTGAGGCTAAGGTCTACTACGCCAAGTTCCCTCAAGACATCGAGACCAGAAAAGTGCTGCTTATGTACCCAATTCtca GTTCAGGAAACACTGCTATCCAGGCAGTCCAGGTGCTGAAGGAACATGGGGTGAAAGAGAGCAACATTCTTCTTCTCAGTCTCTTTGTCACACCACACG CTGTAAAGTCTGTGACAGAGGAGCATCCCGAGATGACCATCCTGACATCAGAGATCCACCCACATGTCCCTCTCCACTTCGGACAGAAGTACTTCGGCACAGACTAA